The following is a genomic window from Pecten maximus chromosome 19, xPecMax1.1, whole genome shotgun sequence.
TATCACCTTGTATTATACTGTTTAAATGTATGCAACATGTAAATATGCCCTAAAAATCTGAAACCGCGTAAAAATGCCCTTTTTTTTGGTCAGTAACCTGCCCTTTTTAaatcctagctggaacactgtatatatatacatggtaaacatgtatatttggaGCTGCAAAGGGaatgaataaattaaattttaatttagaaagtgatttattttttattatgtgACGGTGTGTATGTACTACTAGTgtgtactatttatataatgCGACAAttgtgaaatttcaataaaatcaagGAAGATTTTGTACTCAAACATTGAATCTCTTATCTTTTTCATGTCATATATTAAAAAGTATATATGTGCGCCatgttatattattgtatacatagtTTCAATttgaattatcattttttttcaaaaatgaatgtTCATAATATAAATGCTTCATTTTCgaacaatatattatatctagAACAAGAAGAAAATTGTTTCAGTAATGAGATCATGATCACTTATGGGAAATATCTtgcccatatatatatacattgataaaaaTTCTACTGCTGATCATGACTGGTATATCAGTATAttcatgaaaacattttaaactgtAATGTATGCAAATACCTATTTATAAAGGCAACTTAATTGTCAAATGTCAATACGTGCACTTTTAATAGCCATGGCATTTTGCaaaattttatacattttgcaTACAAAGTTCAGTGTCACAATACTAGCTTATGGATCCAGGACAAAATCTGGGAATGGTACGaatttcagtataatgtcactgtCTACGGGTACAGAGCCAAGTCTCTTTTCACACGCTGAGAAAAAATCTCTGGTAtcacattttgtaaataaaacttGGCAAGCTTAGACACCATGTTCAAACAGAACTGCTCATCATATTGGATCCTTTCCACTGTCCATCCCTTCAGAGTCCAGACAAGGAAGTCACACCACTTTCTGTTTGTAATCAGCATCTGTCCTTGCACTTGGTAGTAATATCTATGACTTTGTTTCAATTTCAATGTATCACAGGAATGATCAAAGTAGCAGAAAAAATCTGGATCCAACGCACATTGAGATGGGTGCTTAAATTTCCACTTTTCTGAAGCTGGACATTTGATCTCCAACACACCATAATCATCACAATCACATTTTGTAGAGTTTACCAACCCGTCTGGACTTGCTCCAAGGTGGGGGTACTTTGGATTAACAATCAATCCACATGTTTTGATACACAAACCATCACCCTTCACAGCATTTGCATACATCCTTCGCGCAACAGGTTCATGTTTGATTCCCCAATCACAATATTTACTTTGGAAGTCCCTGTAACCTAAAATGTTCCTTAAAGTACTTTCCGGTTTTGTGTCAGCTTTACACTTGCACACTGTACCAAAATTAGATGATGTTATGCGTTCTCTGCGAGCTTCATGCCACATATCATTTTGGCTTTGTCCATTTGTGAATTTTTCAATTCTGTCTGCATTTTCCACTGTCAATTTCAATCCAGTAAATCTGTCCTCAAAATCTTTCTTGCATTCCTCACTTTTCAAATCCATACGGTCGTGATACAGGTAAGGAACATCATGTAATTTTGGGATTTCCTCTGTTGGTTCATCAGATCCCTCGCCGAAAAATGTCAACCATCCAGCATTAGCACTTACTGGAGAACCCATCAGTCTTTTCTTGACCCTTTCAACATTCAAGGttggtttgaatgatgtttcccTTGCATTTGAGATGGGTGACGGAGAAATGTCTCCCTGGGTCTTGACATGTCGATGGAATTTCATATCCTGCACTTTCTTGGGACTAAGTTTCCGCTTGCGTGGGTTGTTCCACTTGCACTTTTGCGATGTTGATGATAAAGTTCCATCTTTTTTCTTCTTGGTAATGTCCTCCAAGGCGTACAATAAGGCTGAAATGTGGTTGCAAGCCTCGCCAGTGCtgaaaaaacatgaaaataaaaaaatcatgaaatttcAGTACATTGCACATTTGTAGTGATATAATTTCAAAGGGTTATTACTTCGTTCATACATTTGCATTGGTACAATCTGTATGGGAAAATGATGATGCATACTTAAAAATAATGCATGTCTTTGTCGTAATTGTTGATACTTCGAACCGAATGGAGAGTTTTAAGTCAGTTTTTAGTGCTTCATATATATGAAGTATTTTGGTTAACCTTTTTCGAAGGTTTTGTCCCCccttttaattttgaataatagATCTAGAGTAGACTCTAAATAACTTCatcgtaaatatcaacaattcagtatgaaatatcaaataataacattggatcacaaataaattaattacatttatgaaaatgattattattgttattattaggTAAGGGAATATAAATAAGTATCATCCTTTACAATTTATAAAGCAGCtatttatttcactttcagtattaaattaatgttttttaacaacaaaaattatcattttGGAGAAAACATGTAACTGCATGATCCAGCTAGtgtataattttcatttttgtttaaggtttaaaaCTTTTTTGAAAAGTTGAACCAGTGTAAACGTTTTTGTCAAGTATATACATAAATCTACTTTAGTACTTACCCAGCAGTACAATTGCAATTTGCTGAATGGATTTTCCCAGATACTTTC
Proteins encoded in this region:
- the LOC117317556 gene encoding uncharacterized protein LOC117317556, with the protein product MEEDKENLYLTDDELHSLKVPALKGYLRKHGQYVTGNKPALVDRAKGVRKVGLTDVNYTKHDDATKHDVRHREKLTTPLGEIIPEPSSLKNWTSDVSEIPDFTDSATYDYLVLTMKATRQFRSRVYFEDRHLHSVHYQPVSEECSHGIVRCKVIPSIPTVNKKENPDHEVWICLSKVSGKIHSANCNCTAGTGEACNHISALLYALEDITKKKKDGTLSSTSQKCKWNNPRKRKLSPKKVQDMKFHRHVKTQGDISPSPISNARETSFKPTLNVERVKKRLMGSPVSANAGWLTFFGEGSDEPTEEIPKLHDVPYLYHDRMDLKSEECKKDFEDRFTGLKLTVENADRIEKFTNGQSQNDMWHEARRERITSSNFGTVCKCKADTKPESTLRNILGYRDFQSKYCDWGIKHEPVARRMYANAVKGDGLCIKTCGLIVNPKYPHLGASPDGLVNSTKCDCDDYGVLEIKCPASEKWKFKHPSQCALDPDFFCYFDHSCDTLKLKQSHRYYYQVQGQMLITNRKWCDFLVWTLKGWTVERIQYDEQFCLNMVSKLAKFYLQNVIPEIFSQRVKRDLALYP